One genomic region from Magallana gigas chromosome 3, xbMagGiga1.1, whole genome shotgun sequence encodes:
- the LOC105321501 gene encoding uncharacterized protein: MTNHSNSSHEPEQELLNTLMREDFRLPNSYLVGLSGLFLWTFLNTVIVVKAERAQISLTEGGSVTALQYTQISVCNTAAAALILTANVLNVTDLPCTFVLVFEQLFNIVHLASVLQVVILSVQRLLCYQFPIWSNTWYKSRWLRLATFSVYAIAVVIEILGLIEIKNVQLEKREYCFGSEFSFAFFKHSLAVVQYWLRFGAGRVFPCVILLPVTVLLTVVVIRNYRQRIQLRSVTACESFLNDSVVIFIASTTLFTETLYIIILNLDNVDTKTKATSIRNIYRHLITDAILLLTYTWYFFYHTILGTKERKFVHKWRKETFSSFTRSSRYFTVRKKQKKDRQSGISVAPESSTAGGVRSVVSMNQESSASGVLEREF, translated from the coding sequence ATGACCAACCATAGCAATTCCTCCCACGAGCCTGAACAAGAGTTGTTAAACACCTTAATGAGAGAGGACTTCCGGTTACCGAACTCGTACCTGGTGGGTTTGTCTGGCCTGTTTCTGTGGACTTTTCTGAACACTGTTATCGTGGTGAAAGCCGAGCGTGCCCAGATTTCGTTGACGGAGGGAGGGAGCGTCACGGCGCTCCAGTACACCCAGATCAGCGTGTGTAACACGGCAGCGGCGGCCCTCATCCTCACAGCCAACGTCCTCAACGTCACTGACTTGCCCTGTACGTTCGTCTTGGTCTTTGAGCAGCTGTTTAACATTGTTCACCTGGCGTCCGTTCTACAAGTGGTGATATTGTCCGTACAGCGACTGCTGTGTTACCAGTTCCCGATCTGGAGCAACACGTGGTACAAGTCCCGGTGGTTAAGATTAGCTACTTTCTCCGTCTATGCCATCGCTGTTGTCATCGAAATCCTCGGATTAATTGAGATCAAGAATGTTCAACTTGAAAAACGAGAATATTGTTTTGGAAGTGAATTtagttttgcattttttaagCACAGTCTCGCGGTAGTTCAGTATTGGTTGCGGTTTGGTGCTGGAAGAGTTTTCCCCTGTGTGATTTTACTTCCGGTTACAGTATTGTTAACAGTAGTGGTGATTAGGAATTACAGACAGCGAATTCAACTTCGGAGCGTGACCGCCTGCGAGTCCTTTCTTAACGATTCTGTCGTAATATTCATCGCCTCCACGACATTGTTTACTGAAACGCTGTATATAATTATCCTTAATCTGGACAATGTTGACACCAAAACAAAAGCGACTTCCATAAGAAACATTTACCGGCATCTTATTACGGACGCCATCTTGCTGCTGACCTACACGTGGTACTTTTTCTACCACACCATTCTAGGGACCAAAGAACGCAAGTTCGTACACAAATGGAGGAAGGAAACCTTCTCAAGCTTCACGCGATCGTCCAGATATTTCACCGTCCGGAAGAAGCAGAAGAAGGACCGGCAGTCGGGGATCTCGGTGGCGCCTGAATCGAGTACGGCCGGCGGCGTCCGGTCCGTCGTCTCAATGAATCAGGAATCTAGTGCATCCGGTGTTCTAGAGAGGGAGTTCTGA